The stretch of DNA GATCATCATGTCGAGCGTCCAGGGCTGGATGGTGACGCTGGTGCCGTTGGCCAGGCTGAGCAACTTCATAGGGTTCCTCCTTGAGGGGGTTTAGGCCAGCAGCGCTTTATGCAGCCTCTTGTTCTCGGCGGCGAGTCGGGCCATCCGTTCTTCGGGCAATTCCTCGTAAGGCAGACCCAATCCGGCCCGCTCCAGCCTGCGGTGCCACCGATCAAAGGGCGTATTCAAGACCTTGTAAGGCAGTTTGTTCGCAGGCATCCTGCCTTTGATCGACTGTCCGTAATTGATTTCGTTGCTCATGGCTGCATCCATCAGGTCTTCAGCTCGTTCGCGATTGCGTCGGCGCGACAGGGCATCCAGCCGCTCTGCTAAGACGCGAGGCGGGGTGGCTTGCACTTCTTCCCAGGTCAAGTGTTCTAACGCTTGTTGCGTCAGGGTTAGGGGTGCCGGGTGGCCTTCTCCCGCGCGCTGCGCGGAGGCCGCTCCCGCAAGTTGTTGCGTCAACTCCCGGAGGCCGTTGAGGTCCCACATGGCCAGGAGCAGTGGAGGTAAATCGCAGGCCTGCACCAACCCAGCGTCTTCAGGCCGGGTCAGGCTCAGCCGAATCAGGCGGGCCAGTCCAGGAAAGGTGGCGGAACGTGCCAAGCCAGAGGTCTCACCGCGCACAGGCGCACTTAGAGCATGAATCACGGCCTGAAGGTCTGCGGCGTGTCCAGCCATATCCGCCAGACGCCAAGCGGCGACTGTGACAGTCATGCCTGCATTCAAGGTCACCGGCTGCAAATACGTCATGGTCATCTCGTGTTAAGGGGGCACAGCCCGCATCAAGCGATACGGGCTGGGAGAACGTGGTTAGGCTGCTTCGGGTTCCGCTTCGACGTAGGTGGCAAGCGCCAGCGACAAGGTATCCAGCGTGGCATCCAGGAGGCTGTTGGGCACGTCGTAAACAAAGCCATCTGGTTTCCGGGTGCCGAAGTCGCCCAGCGACGCAGGAGGCGTGAAGCCCTTGTTCTTGGTCGCGGTCATCGTGAATTCGTAGCCGTCGAATTCCTGGATATCCGGATTGCCGGTCCCCTGCAGACTGCCGTCCGGGAAGATACGAATCAGGCTGCGTCCGGCCACGCCTTCGCTGTCCTGAGTGCTCTGGACGATGATGAAGCCACCCGTCGCCAGTTTGGATGCGCTTTCGTAGGCGTAGATCTTGTCGTCCTCGTCGGTGCCAGCGCCAGTGACGATGGCAATGGTGCCCTGGAACCACTCACGCACCGCCAGATCGCCGGTGGAGGCGGTCTGGAAGACGGCGGTGAGGGTGCTTTGGTCGATGATTTCTTTGTACAGCTCGGTCAGGCCACGGCGGTTGCCCGTCAGCGTGCGCTTAACGTCCTCACGGGTAATATCGATGCTCTCGATCAGACCGAAGTCGGTGAATTTTCCAGCGTCGCCCTTGCGAATGCCGTAGAACTCACGGCCAGCGGTCACGAACTTGTCAGCGTCGAGCACATTGGGGTTTTTCTTGAGCATGGGTCTTACCTCGCGTGGGTGGTGCGCACCTGAAATTGCTGAGTGATGCGGGTGCTGACGCGGTCACTCTGGGTTTGAGGGGGAATGAAGAGCCAGACACGCCCGCCCGTGCGGGGCGTGCCAGTGATGCCCCGCACGAGTCGGGCCAGAGCTTGGGCAACTGTTCGGTCAGCGGCGACAGCATCCACCGTGACCCAGTGCTCGTCGTGGACGCCAGAGGTGGTCAGGACTGGGGTGGCTTCGTAGACCTGCACGTACCCGTTGGGTGCTTGCTGGGAGAGGTAGAGATGGAGGCCACGCTCGCCTTTGGCCTTCGGGCGACCCTGGTCATCCAGCTCAGCCCACTCTGCAGGCGTCAGGGCGTCGGGTGGCAAGAGGAGCGGAACGGGCAGGGCCAACCCTTGCAGGCGGCTGAGCACCATGTCCAGGGGATCTTGGTTGGTCATCAGCGCTCCAGCACACAGGTGCCGAGGCTGGTGCCGCCGTAATCGCCTTCCTGACTCCATTCTCGAACCACCAGCGTCCCCCCGTCCCAGGTGATGGACGCGCCCACAGCAGGCGGCGTGTCCTCTGGGTGAACAGTGAGCAAGCGAATGTCACGGTACGCCACATTGAAGCGCTGCGCGGCTGCAGTCGCTGCATCGATCGCGTCACGGCCCAACTTGTCCGGGTCTTTCACGCTGAAACGCGTGTCCGGCCAGGTGGATTGCTTCAGCGTAAATGTGCCTGTATGGCGGAACAACAGATCGCCATTGTCCGTGAGGATGCGGCGGGTCAAAGCCTGAAGACCAGGCAGACGGTTCATGGCTCCACGCCCCAAGCGGTGAGCGTTGGAGCGAAGCTCAAGCCACCACTGTCCTCAGCCGGAACAACCTGCATTGCGGCCAGGGCCGCGTCCCGCAACACCGTCAAACGGGCGACCCGTGCCATCACCGCCTGCTTGATCTTGACCTCACCGACAGCTTCAAACTCTTCGACCTTCTCTTCGAGCACCACGATCCTAGCCCCGTAGATCAGTGCTACAGCATGTTGCCGCTGCACTTCGGTGGGTTGAAGCTCGAGCTGGGCCGGGTCCGGCACGAAGCCTGCCAGACGCAGGTACGCCGTCAGCCGGGTCTTGAGGGCATTCTGGTCAGCCAGACCCAGCAACTCCGGCGTGAGCGGCTCTGGGTCTAGCAGCAGACGGTCAACCGGCTTCACCGGTTACTCGCTGGGGGCGATATAGGGGGCCAGTTTGCGGATCTCGCCCAGGAGGGTTTCGGCAATGCCGTCCAGATCGAGCAGGTCCTGGTCGGGCGCGGCCTGCACCACGTCTAGGGTGTAATAGCCGTTGTTGAACAGGATTTTGCGGGCGGGGAATCCTTTGGGCAGGAGCTTGCCCACGGCCTCGCGGTAATCAGCCAGCAGTGCCACGTCTTCAGGCTTGGCGGCTGCCGCTTGAGCCGTGGCCAGTTCGGTCTGCAAGCGGGTCTGCTCCGTCTTGAGCCGCTCAACCTCGGTCTGTGCCCCAGTCAGTGCAGCTTTGGTCTGCTGAAGTTCCGGGTCAGGCTGTGCCTTCAGCTGGGCAGCTTCCTGCGCAGGCTGAAATTCAAGCACCTCGGGCGCAGGATTGACGATCTCCGCACCTTCAGTGTCCTCAAGCATGCCCTTGCGGGCATGCTTCTCGTAATCGAAGCCTTTCAAATCGCCGGGCACGGAGCTGCCCGGACGCAGCCACCTTCCGTTCGCGAAAAGGCCAGTCGGGGTCAGTAGGTTTTTCATAGGGTCTCCAGGGGAAAAGAAGTCAGTCCAGCAGCGAGGGCCGAAGCCTTAGTGGGTTCAGTCGCCTTGAGCGATGGCGACGCCGTAGGGATCGCGTGCGGTCGCACCCACGATGTCGTGCACCTTCATGGCGAAGTTCCGGTTCTCGAAGTCGCCTTCCAGATCGGTTTCGTCCACGTTCACGATCCGGGTGAACACCTTCGGCCCACCCTGATAACCGGTGAGGGTTGCCAGTTCGAACGGCAGGTTACGTCCGTCGATCACCAGGTAATCGTCGGCACTGATGCCCTTGGCGGCGTAGCGCTCCGGGTATTCGGCCAACAGGTCAGCGATCAGGTCTTCGACGTGCACGGTGCCCAGTTGGTACGCCGGGTTGCGGTTGGACATCAGCGCCAGTGCACCGCTCGCTCCACCGACAGGCACGAGGTATTCGCTGGCCATGCTCGCGGTGGCCTTACGCTCCCAACGGGTCGGCACGAACAGGTCGGTGATGCGGCGGCCTGCACGGCGGCCGGTAGCGCTGTCCACCTGGTTGCCGAAGAATTCCGCAATCTTGTCGAGATTTTCAGGGGTAGGCCCTTCCTCGCCATTGACCAGTGGAATGCGGGTGGCCCGGCGAAGTGCGGTATCCACGATCACCGACGCCCGCGTGCGGCGGGCGACATTGCCCAGATCCGCCGCTGCCGCCGTGAAGTCGCCGAGGTCATCATTGATGTATGCCTCAAAGGTGAAGGTCAGCGCCAGCGCATAGTCGGCCACCGTGTACCCTTCTTCGCTGGTGAAGAACTTGGAGTACTCAATGTTGGTGCTTTCGGGCCGGACAGGCAGGAAGCGGTGGCCGATCGCACCAGGCCGTGCGCCTTTGAGTACCTTGAAGTCGGTGGCCGTGCGACGGGCGGCGAACTTGGGCAGATCCGATTCGGGGAAGGTGTAGCTCGGACGCTGTGCAGCTTGACGTGCACGGGCGACAGCCAAAGGAAAGTCGCTGGTCGTCAGTGTTTCGCGGTGGGCTCGGCGGGTCTTCTCGAAATCGAGAATCAGGCCTTCCATGACCAACAGCGCGGCTTCTTTGGCACTGTGATCCAGAGCCCGAACGTTGTCCAGTTCTTTGTCGAGCAGTTCACCGAAGTAGGCCATATGGAAGTGCTGCTGGGCAGCCTCCAACACGGTCTGAATGGTCAGGGCCGTGACGCGCGCCTGGGGGATGACGCCTTTATCGGCGAGACGGGTCAACTCGTGTTTGATGTCTTTGATGGACATTGCGGCCCTCCTAAGGGTGCAAATGAAATGGCCCGCTCCGGCACAAGCAGCAGGCAGAGCGAGACGAGGGGATTAGGGTCTATAAACCAAGCTGGAAGGTCTTATGCTGCGAACATGCGTCTCCGTTTCCTGCTGCTCTTTATGGCCATGAACAGTGCGGTTGCGGCAGCTGGAGGAGCAGGGCCGCTCACCACCCTTCAATCCACCACCCACGAGGTCATCAGCACCAGTGCTTCTGGACGGCTTGAGTGGAAGCATGCTTTCCCGGGGACGGGGGTCAGGGTGGTCAGCACGGGGCACATCGGCCCGGAGGTGCTGGTGCTGACCGAGCTGAGCAGACAAGCCAGCATTCAAGACCTTGAGGTCAGACGCCTTGGGGTCACGTTGCTGTCGGGAAAAACAGGGCAGGCCCTCTGGCACCATGACCTTCAGGGCAAGCTGGATGGCAGCGGCGAAGGAACCCTCCCTGAGGAGCGGGGCTGGGGCGTGATTGACGGCACGGTGTGGATTGCCCGCAACAGTGCTGGGGAGATGTGGACGAACGACAACTTCGGGTTCCGCATTCACGGGGGCACTCCCGTTTGGGAGACGTCAGGGACAGGCCCTCCACGTGCGGAGGCATTGGGGGAAGCGCTGTTCCGCGCCCCGACGAAAGCGGGCATGCCCAACGATCCGGTCAACGTCAAGCTGCTGGCCGTCAACACCACTACGGGGACGACCCGGACGTTGAACTTGAAGATTGCCGAACGGTCTGGGTGTGGGCCACTGGATGATTTGCTCATATTGGAAAACTTTCTGGAGGTGGCCAGCGCGCGGTTTTTCGACGCCCAACGTCATGACCGCTGCGGCTACTTCGTGACCCGGTTCGACTGGCATGGCTCCGAGCAGCAAACCGCCATCATTCGAGTGCCTTAGGCTGTAATCAACACCACCCAGAGGAGAAGCTCACCTTGAAAAGCAGGCTTTAGTTGGAGCGCAGACCGAGGGTGGTCGCGCCCAGGCGGTAGCCCACGAAGAGGTTGCCTGCGGCCGTCACCGTGTAGGTTTTATCGGCGGCCATGTAGACCTTGGCGTAGTCCGGGATGCCCGTCAGGGCAGCGGGTGGCACGCTCAGGCTCATCACGATCCCAGGCAGGAACACGCTGGCCTGATTCTCGACCAAACCTTGGGGAGCCAGGCCTTTCGTGACCTGATCGGCAGTGGCAATGTCAGTCTGGGCCACTCCGTACAAGCCGTCGTTACCCAGCTTCACGGTGTCACCGCTCTTGGTGCCTGCAGCGACGATCAGGGCGAGGGTAATCGCACCACCGGTATAGGCCCAATGCTTTTTGTTTTTGATAAGAATCACGTCCTTAAACAGACACAACGCCTCGGAGGGCGTTGGAAAGGGGCGAGCGAAGAACTGCTGTGCTGGAGGGTTGCGGGTTAGATCAGGCCTGCACCGCGCCGGACGCTTTCAAACTGGCGGGTCTGCCCGGTCTGGATGCGCTCGGCTTCCGTCTGCGTGCGGCTGTTATCGCCTGCAGGCAGCTTCAAGCCGTTCTGGGGACGCTGAACAGGAGCGCTCTCGCGTTGACCGAGGACACCACGGCGCGTCGCGATCTTCTCGTCGACCGCTGTTTTGGCGGTGTCATCGTTCTCAGCCGTGCGGGCGGTCTGGATCAGTTCCGTGCGGAACGAAGCGTCCAGATCGATTTCGGTTTCACCGTGTTTGACCTTGCCTGCACTCGGCAGGCGAGCGGCTTCAAGCGCGGTGATGGCGATGGCGTCGCGCCGGGCATTCAGATTGTCGGCGGTCAGGGTGTTCACCGTGCCGCGCAATTCAACCACCGTGGATTCCAGCGCGCGGTAATCCGCCAGGCTCATCGTGCCGCTTTCAGGAGCGGGGGTAGGGTTCGGCCTGGGGGCAGGAGGATTCAGGCTCTCCTGCATCAGTTCTTCTAGGACGGTGGTGTACTCAGCAGGCGCTTTGGCCTTCAGTGCTTCAACCGTCGTGACACCGTGCTTTTCCATCAAGGCTTTGATCTTGGGGTTCATGCTGCCCTCCTGTGGGCCGGGGGTGGGGGGACGGTGGCGACGCTGCTCCCGCTGGCGGGCTGAGCCGGAAACGTCGGAAGGATCACTGACCATGTCCACGGTCAGCAAGCGGAAGTCGTCTTGAATAACTGCGATGTAGGCTTCCGGATCGGGATGATCGGGCAGCACTTCCTTGGCAGGAAGGTATTTGGCGCTGCCCGTGCCGTTGCTGCTGACACCGACGACAATGCCGCCAGCCAGAAGCGCTTTGAGGTCTTGTCCAGCAGCCGTGTCGATCAAGATGCCCGTGGCTTTGACCTGCTCGCCGTCCAGCGTGAGGGATTCATACCGCAAGCAGATGTTGGAAAGACGTCCCTTGAGCGGATCCCAGGAGTCCCAGCCATCCTCGGGATGCTCCATCAACGCCCAAAACTTACCCGCTTCGATCTCCTCCTGGGCAGCGTCTACAGCCTTCTGCCAGACTTCACGGGTGTAGAGGCGCTGGTTGCGATTCAGCCGTCCGGCAGTGGCCACGGTGACATCCACCAGCGTGACCGTCTTGCCTGCCCGCGTTTCTTCCCGCAGCGTGACGTGACTGCGTTCAGCACTCCGCGTTTCACGGAGGTCGGTGTTCTGCAAAGGTGCAGGCGCAACGCCTTCCTGCAGCGAGAGGCGGCCACGCAACAGTGACGCGCAGGGCGAACGGTTGAGTTGATCGGGCATGGGTCAATCCTCCTTGAGCACGCGAGCTGTGGGGGAACGGACAGGCGGGCCATCTGTCAGTACCACGATCCGAAGTGGTTCCTGCACGGTGGGGCACATGGCCCAGTAGGTGAACTGGTCGGTAGGATTGCTCAAGGGTTGGGCGTCGACGGGATGATCCTGGCCGCAGCGCTGGCAGCCTTTGATCTCAACTCTCACGGAGCACTTCTCGGCGTTGCCCTTGCTCGCGGGTGGGCCGCTGCCTCGGCTTGCCCGCTTCGGGGACGGGTTGACCGTTGGCGTCTGGAGCAGGCTCACGGACAGGCTCAGGTCGGGGGCGCGGGCGGTCTCTGGTGGTCGTCATTGGGATTCCCTCCTACGGGTGGGGTAGGTGCGATGAGGCGGGCAGGGGGTATGCCGAACGTGAGGCCCACGGCAGCCATGCGGTCAGCCTCTTCAGCGGGGTCGTAGCCCAGGTCACCGCTGTGGGTCTGCGGACTGGCCCAGCCGTTGCGCGTCGCGGCTTCAGCCCGTTTGACCAGGGTGTCCAGGCTGTCTTGCGTAATGGCCGGGAAAACCCAAGGCACTTCGATGCGGTCAGCTTTGACCCGTTTGGTTTTCTTCACGCGGGTTTTGCCGTCGGCCTGAACTTCGTAGGTGGTGATGGTGTAGAGCCGGTCTGGGCCGTACCGCCGTTTGAGGTCAATCCGGTAGAGCGTGTCCAAGTGCGAACGTAGGGCCGCATGAATCCGTTTGACCGAACGAATCGCGGGCAGGCTCATGCTCTCTGCGGTGGTGCGCGTCGTGTTGCCGCCCTCTCCGGCGTAATGCTCTGGCAAGCCCAATACCGCGAGTGCGGTTAGGCGGACGTATGCCCGCGCATCCTTCTCGGCGTTCGCTGCTCCAGCAGCAGGCGTCATAAATTCGATCTTGTCCGAGATGACCTTGCCGTCTTTGCCTTCGACCATGGCGAGGGTGAGCATCCCGCCTTTCTTGGGCATATGGCGGTAGGCTCCCGCCTTCTCCCGAAAAATAGCTCGGCTGTTCACATCGTTGCGGTCAATGAACACCGTTTGGACGCCGAGGATACGGCCCTGCAAATCATGGGTGTTCAGCCGGTGCTGCAGCAAGGTCATGTAGTCCTCGGCTGGGCGCACGGCCCGCATGGCGACCGGCCACCCACGCGTGTCGTTCCACAGGGCGTTGTGGGCCGTGAACGCAAACTGGCCGGGCTCCCAGCGCATCGGGTCACCCACATTCCGGGGCAAGGTGATTTGAGTGATGCCTTCTAAGGTGTTGCCCTCCACAGTCACGCCCTGATTCATGTCGAGGTGCGTCACGCGGGCGGCCACGTCCTTGCCGGGGTCTTCGAGCGGATGCACCGCGCAGAGTTCACCGTCGAGCAGATACTCCATGGCGAGGCGGCTGACCATCAACTGGCCGAGGTTGTTCACTGTCCAAAACTCGTCCAGCGCATCACGGGCGGTCTTATCCGCGTTCAAGGGCGCATGCGTGAACTCGTCTCCAATCAACAGAGCCGCCGCGATTTCCACGATGGCCCCGAACAGCGGATTGGTAAAGAAGGCACGGCGCGTGCGCTGCCGGGTCAGGGCACGGTCGAGGCCATAGATGGGCACGCGACCATTCAGCGAGTCTCCGATCAGGCCTTCGCGCCAGCCCCCCCGGAGACCGGGATCACTGGCTTCCAGCAACTCGCCGTCGGGGCCGTACAAGAGGGTGGCATGTTCAGGGAATAGGGTCAGGGCAGGTCACCTCCTAGGGGTGGCGTTACAGGTCATCGGTGTAATCGTCAAGGGCAGCGATGGCGTCGGCATTGGTCGCCACCTGGAAGAGTCGCTCCGGAGCCAGCGCCAACACTGCGCCGTCCCCGTCATCGGGGGATTGACCCTTGTTGCGAGCCTTGAACTTGATTTTCTTTTCGAGCTTCCGCACGTCGCGGTCACCTTTCGTGACGTAGCCGTAGCGCCGCTCGACCAGATCACGCTTGAGCAGTAGCGGCGGGCTGTGCACGCGCACCACGCTCAGCACCTCGTCGGCCAGTGCGTACATCTCGGTCACCAGATCGGCGTACTGGTCGCCGTCTGAAGGGGATGAACCGAAGGCCACCTCGTGTACCACGTAGCCATCTGGAAAGAGGGCCTGTAGTTCGGTGTCTTTGCGCAGACCGTCAATGATGCCACCGCCGTACCCGGCGTCAACTCGGACACTGGCCCGCGTTGCGCCGAGGGCCGCCGCCCGTTTGAGGGCTTTCTTGGCGGCCTGCACGTAGCGGTCGGTGCGGGTCATTTCGTCCAGATCCTGCGCGCCTTGGATCGCGTCCTCAAAGCGCAGGGTGCGCTTGAACAGGCTGTAGATCGTGCCTGCATCGTCGCCAAACCGGGCGCAGTCGATCCCCAGCTGCACGGCCCAGACTTCCCGCATGACGGGCAGCTCTGTGTTCGGAACCGGCTCCAGCAGAGGCTCTGGCTTCATGTCGCGGGTCAGGCAGGCGTCGAAGCGGCCCGCACTGATGAACGTATCCCCGCCGCCCCCACTGGGCGGAATGCCGAGTGCGCCGTACAGGAAGCCTCTCTTGGGCGCGAAGATCGTGCCCGCTGGATGGTGGCCGCCGCCTGCCTTCGGGACATCCCAGGGCACCTCAAAGGTGTGCCGCGTTTCGTCATGCTCCGGCACCACCTCACAGCCGAAGGTCCGCTGATCTTCAATCCAGCCATTAAAGGTGCTGCGGTCTGTGCCGCCGGGCACTTCCGCCGTCCCGTTCCAGACGTTCGGGAAATCAAGCAGGCTCAGCCGAACCACGATGCTCATAGGGTGCAGCTTCATCTCCTGGAAGGTGGAGCTGCTGGTCTTGGGGTTGGCGATCAGGAGCCAGAGCCGGACGCGGTTGCCGGTGAACTGGCGCTTCACCGCGTCATACATAAACTCCGGGATCCCTTCAGCCTCCTCAAAGACCCACAGGTGAAATTCGTTGTGTTGCCCCTGGGCACGCTCGGTACCACTGCCACCTGCATCACTGGTCGTGAAGCCCATGGCGAAGTGGTTGGCGGCCTGCTCGGCGCGCATGTCACGGGGCATCAGGCCCGGCATGACCGTGCGCCGCCGCTGTTTGGCGTTGGTGACGTGGGTGCGGACATCCTTCCAGAGCGTGTCGCGCACCTGCTGAATGTTGTTGGCCGTGCTCTGCACCACGCACGGGGCAAAGCAGCGGTAGAACCAGGCGATGGCCGGGGCTTCGATCCCGTAAGTCTTGCCCAGGCCGTGCCCGGCCTCAATCACGAAGATGTACGGCACATCCTTCTCGCCGTCCAATTGCCGCGCCACACTGTTCTGGATGGCTTCAAGTACCTCGTATTGGCCAGGTTTCCCGTTGACACCCTTCCAGGGCTTCATGCCCAGGACACGCTCTGAAAAGCCGATCAGGTCTCGGCTGTAGCGCTCGGTCCAGCGGGATTGCTCGTCGCGGCCGTTCTCGCTGCGCGCTTCTGACAGCTTGCCGGAGTCCTTAAGTCGCCGCCGGGCAATGGCCTGCATCACCTGCTGGCGCGTCAGCCAGCCCGGCAGGCGGTTAGAAGTCTGGGTCATCGCTCTCATCCGGGGGCAGCATGCCCGCGATCTTCCACAGTTCGGCCTCGCTGAGTCGGTCGAGGTCGTCGGGCGACTTGACGCGGCCCAGGTTGACGTTCAGTTCTTCCATGCCCAGGGCCTTGCGCTCCAGTTCCGCGCCGATCTTCGCGAAGCGGGCCACGTCAATCGCATCCATTTTGCTGGGATCTTGGTGGGCCATGCCGCGCACGGCCAGCGTCATGAAGGCTTTGCCGATCTTGGCCTGGCGCACCCGCACTTCGGTTTTCAGGTCAACGTCAACCGCCCTCAACCTACCGTCAACTTCCCGACGCAATTGCAGGCGCAGATCGGCCCAATCTTCCGCAGCACAGCGGCGTTCAAGCTGCCTCGCGCTAGGAGCACGAGCTATGGCGGCAAGGCTCGCCAGTGTGATGGTGTCATCTCCCCGGATGTACTCGCGGCGCAGAGCCGTCCAATCGTATTTAGTGGGCCGGCCTCCCGCGCTGCGCGCGCCGCTGCTCTTTTTGGCTGGGGTCTTCTTGGATTTGGGCGAATCGCGTTCTCTGAACATCAGAACTCCTCAGGATGAATGGAAGAGCACTCCCTTAAGACGGAAGCAGGCCTAAAGAAGGCAGAAAGGAGGAGGGTGGAGTTGGAAAGGAGCGACAGAACTGTGCTTGGTCACCTGAATGACAAGCTCCCTCTAGCTCATCCTCAGGTGCCAAATCATGCAGACCGGAGGCCAGAAGAGAACTTTGTAACTGTTGAGCTCCTCTAGGCCCCCCCTCTACGTGAGGACGCTTGGCAAGCCATTCCACAAAGTCCATCGACCTGGGTCATCACACTAATAAGGACGCATGTTGACCTCGCTTCACTCATGACTCGTCGCTCGCCTCCTTGGTCAGTGAGCCAGCTCGCTTTGTTTTTATCGGGAACTTGACTGGACTCGAACCGTGTTGTCACGCATTGGGATGGCATCGGGTGGCCGATCCGCTTGCGCCAACGCAGATGATCCGGAACGGAGTCAACAGCCAGTTGTCACACACATCCTGACCGCCTCGAGCGGCAAGACCCAGATCCCTTGAGCTCTTCGGGGACGCTGACGGGTGCCTTGTTGTTCCGAGTTCGGTTCTCTCTGCGTGGGCCGCCAGTGGCAGTCCAGCCACACCTTAGGAGCTTTTATGGATCAGACACAACACCTCGCTCATTCTTGGAACTGGGGCTATGTCGCCCTCTCCTACGTCATCGCGGCGTTTGCCTCCTATGTCTCACTCGAATTGGCCAGCCGCATAGGCCACCACCAAGAGGGCCGCAACCGCCGCCTTCTGGCTCAAGGGGCGCTGCTGGGGTACGGCATTTGGGCCATGCATTTTGTTGGGATGTTGGCGTTCAATCTGAAGGCGTTGGTTCAGTACAACTTGTTCATCACGGCGGCCTCGGGCTTGGCCGCAGTGCTGTTCGTAACGGGGGCCCTGTTCATTGTCAACGGCGGCCGTGCCAGTTGGGGCCGCTTTCTAACCGGCGGTGTGATCGCCGGTTTTGGGATCAGTGTGATGCATTACGCGGGAATGATGGCCATGCAAACTGGGGCACAAACCAGCTATTTGCCTCTGCCCTTCATCCTCTCGGTCGTGATTGCCATTGCGGCGGCCACCATTGCTCTGTTCCTCTTTGCACAGGTGAATAGCGAACGCGCCGTGCAACTGGCCAAGACAACGTTGCTCTCGCTCAAAGTGACGGCTGCCTTGGTGATGGGGGCGGCCATTGTGGGCATGCACTACATGGGCATGGCCGCTATTCAGTTCAGCGCTGCACCTACAACAGCACAGACCATAGGGTTTGCCACGGACACCACTGTCTTGAGCATCCTGATTTTGTTCACGACCTTTCTCGTCTTGGGGTTGGCTTTGGTCTATATCGTGACGGGCAACGACAACAGGCCTGTCGTGGGTGGAAGCGGGGACTGATCTCTGCAGGTCATCTGATGGGGTCGTTTTGGGTACTCGGCCCTGCTGAAGCCCGTTTTCTCTGAGTGCCCCGTTCTGTCATCTCGCCTCGGTCATAGAGGCGGGTGACTTCTTCTCGCTCCATCCTCCTATAACCGACTCAGAAGCCGTCTGAGGATGATGCGTCAAACAAGACAGAGTAGCGCTGGAACGCTCAAACCTAGCGTGCTGCAGGTAGAGCTACCCCCCCTGCTCAAACTCCGAGGCAGGTGGGAGAATGCAGGATGTCCACTTGGGAAGCCCTGCAGGAAAAAGCCGCCAACCTCAATCTTTTTCTCCAGGATTGGCAGAACATGGAGAAGCAACTCGAGCAGGAACCAGACTGGCAGGCACGGCACACCTTGAACGAGCCCAGAAGAACAGAACTTCGCGACTCAGCCACTCTACTCAGCGAAGGGCGTGACACGGTCGCAGAGTTGAAGGGAGCTATTGATGTGCTCAATGATGCGATTCGTGCCACACGACAAGAGTTAAATCGGAACCAAACCGTATCGGCACCGACTCAGGAACTGATCAACAGAATGGACTCTGCTGCCGAACAGACCTTGCATACAGCACAAGGATTGCGTGGCAACTTCATCGCTGTCCTCAACATCATCCGCGCAGACAGCCAGCGCCCCCCTGTTGATGACGACCTGAATCCACTCTCGTAAACCCAACGAAACGCACCCCCAGCCTGTAACTGGGGGTGCAGGTGGATGTTTGGTTGTGGGCAGTGCAGCGCAGCCTCTTTCGACACTGCTCCAACAGGAGGTAGAGCAGCATGAGGTATTTATGCTTAGCTCCACAGGCGGGCAGCTTGGCACGCTCAGCACGGGTGGTGGGTTTCTTACCGGGAACTCGTTTTGGTGTCCCCTTCATGGGGTACTCCGGAGCGTGTCCCCTCCATGGGGTCGGTGGTGTTGAAACATGGCGGGGGTCACCTCCAGAGGTGAGTAGAGTAGGGGATGGCCAATACGCAGAGAAGTTTGACTTCCGAAGCAACCGAACTTGGATT from Deinococcus sp. QL22 encodes:
- a CDS encoding MHYT domain-containing protein translates to MDQTQHLAHSWNWGYVALSYVIAAFASYVSLELASRIGHHQEGRNRRLLAQGALLGYGIWAMHFVGMLAFNLKALVQYNLFITAASGLAAVLFVTGALFIVNGGRASWGRFLTGGVIAGFGISVMHYAGMMAMQTGAQTSYLPLPFILSVVIAIAAATIALFLFAQVNSERAVQLAKTTLLSLKVTAALVMGAAIVGMHYMGMAAIQFSAAPTTAQTIGFATDTTVLSILILFTTFLVLGLALVYIVTGNDNRPVVGGSGD
- a CDS encoding DUF2190 family protein, whose translation is MILIKNKKHWAYTGGAITLALIVAAGTKSGDTVKLGNDGLYGVAQTDIATADQVTKGLAPQGLVENQASVFLPGIVMSLSVPPAALTGIPDYAKVYMAADKTYTVTAAGNLFVGYRLGATTLGLRSN